In bacterium, the sequence TGCCGGCGTCGGGGGCTGAGGACCAAAACAGCACCAGGGCCGCCACCGCTACTGGCACGCCGACCGCGATTCCGTAGGGCACCGGCATTGGAGCGTCTGCCGTATAACGGATCAGCCCATAACCTGCAGACTTCGCCGGCGTGGACGGATCGAGGTACAGCGATCGTAGCCAATCGGCACAAGCGGCCTTGGGCGCGTCAGCGCCAGGAGGCCGCGGAGCCTCGTTCCCAACTAGGCCAACTGTCTGTCAGGTTCAGGGGCTTGTTATACGGCGCCCTGGCAGAGCCTACGCAGACCTTCGAAGCGAGCGAACAGACACCAAGTCGGTTGCGGCGATCGCTCGGACGTCGTCGGGTGTCAGCGACACCAGCGCTTCAGTAGCGCCTGAGGCGGTCACGAACTCGACTTCGAGCCCCTCAGTTCCGTAAACGTGTACGACCGCGCCCAGGTCCCCCCTGCGAAGACCCAGATCGGGCATGTCCCGCTTTAGGACGACGGTATCGAGTTCGCGAAATTCCATCGGCTACTCCTGAGGGTACGCAGTCACGAACCTGGGATTCTCAGTATCCGGCGTCAGAATCCAGATCGTCAGGATCGCGGCAGGCTTGCCATCGGTTCCGGGAATATCTCCGGCGACGCGAAACTTGCGACCGAAGGGCGAAGACACCTCTACTGCGTCACCTGAGCGCGCGACCTCGAGAAGGACCTCGGAGAGCGATTCCCAGTTCTCCGGAGTGTACCCGAGCGACCGAAAGAACCGCGACTTGAATCGCCCGACAGGATGACTGGCCGAGAGAAGGTACTCGCGTAGCTTCTCGGGCGGGATCTCAGCCCTGTTCGCGTTCGGTAGCTTCATCGCCTTGAGGGCAACTCCGAGCAGGTCCGACGCCCGGGTGCCGTATAACGGATCAGCCCATAACCTGCAGACCTCGCCGGCGTCGAACTGATCGAGGTACGGCGATCGTAGCCAATCGGCACGAGCGGCCTTGGGCGCGGAGCGCCAGGAGGCCGCGGAGCCCCGCTCTCACCCCGGCCAACTGTCTGTCAGGTTCAGGGGCTTGTTATACGGCGGGTCGGCAG encodes:
- a CDS encoding DUF4926 domain-containing protein — encoded protein: MEFRELDTVVLKRDMPDLGLRRGDLGAVVHVYGTEGLEVEFVTASGATEALVSLTPDDVRAIAATDLVSVRSLRRSA